One region of bacterium (Candidatus Blackallbacteria) CG13_big_fil_rev_8_21_14_2_50_49_14 genomic DNA includes:
- a CDS encoding aldo/keto reductase, translating into MALTDSAPLMIYGTAWKEENTETCVLAALKAGFRAIDTANQRKHYHEAGVGNALLKAYPSLGLKREELFLQTKFTYQAGQDHRLPYDPAAPFCDQVEQSFQSSLEHLHCSYLDAYLLHGPSTRQGLTAADLEVWQQMEKLYAQGKVKKLGVSNFSRDQLALLLEKAHIAPRFIQNRCYAQLGWDAEVRSLCQSSGIQYQGFSLLTANLREFQRPWVAELLVQYACSLPQLIFAFARQIGMLALTGTTNPAHMQEDLAAFELTLSQADLQALENLAFS; encoded by the coding sequence ATGGCCCTGACTGATTCTGCTCCGCTCATGATTTACGGAACTGCCTGGAAAGAAGAGAACACTGAAACCTGTGTTTTAGCAGCCCTCAAGGCAGGCTTTCGCGCCATCGATACTGCCAATCAGCGCAAGCATTACCACGAAGCGGGGGTGGGCAACGCGCTTTTAAAAGCCTATCCCAGTCTCGGTCTAAAACGAGAGGAGCTCTTTCTTCAAACCAAATTTACCTACCAAGCAGGGCAAGATCACCGTTTGCCCTATGATCCTGCAGCCCCCTTCTGCGATCAGGTTGAACAGTCGTTTCAGTCTTCACTTGAGCATTTACATTGCAGCTATTTGGATGCCTATCTCTTGCATGGTCCCTCAACACGCCAGGGCTTAACCGCTGCTGATCTTGAGGTCTGGCAGCAGATGGAGAAGCTCTACGCGCAAGGAAAAGTAAAAAAACTGGGGGTTTCAAACTTTTCTCGCGATCAACTCGCTCTTTTACTTGAAAAAGCGCACATTGCCCCCCGTTTTATTCAGAACCGTTGCTATGCTCAATTGGGCTGGGACGCAGAGGTACGTAGCCTCTGTCAATCTTCAGGCATTCAGTATCAAGGCTTTTCGTTATTGACCGCCAATCTTCGTGAATTTCAACGCCCATGGGTCGCAGAACTGCTGGTTCAATATGCCTGCAGCCTGCCTCAACTGATCTTCGCCTTTGCAAGACAAATCGGCATGCTGGCCCTAACAGGCACAACCAACCCTGCGCATATGCAAGAAGATCTTGCTGCATTTGAACTCACGCTCTCGCAAGCGGATCTTCAGGCTTTGGAAAATCTCGCCTTCTCTTGA
- a CDS encoding cysteine methyltransferase — translation MSWSEQVKTWVKRIPAGRVATYGQIAALSGHPRASRQVGTILRASQEDALPWHRVLNAQGEVSTWKLGVGDLQMARLEAEGIVFEAGKCDLKRFLWQPETELLLG, via the coding sequence ATGAGCTGGTCTGAGCAGGTCAAAACCTGGGTCAAACGGATTCCGGCTGGCAGAGTCGCCACCTATGGCCAAATTGCCGCCCTCTCAGGACATCCCAGGGCCAGCCGACAAGTGGGAACAATTCTGCGTGCCAGCCAGGAGGATGCCTTGCCCTGGCATCGGGTGCTCAATGCCCAGGGAGAAGTCTCTACCTGGAAGTTGGGCGTCGGTGACTTGCAAATGGCCCGTTTGGAAGCCGAAGGTATTGTTTTTGAAGCGGGAAAGTGTGATTTGAAGCGCTTTCTTTGGCAGCCAGAGACAGAACTTTTACTGGGCTGA
- the pgk gene encoding phosphoglycerate kinase — protein MPEFVSLKNLDPDFFRGKRALVRVDFNVPIKEGKVSNDQRIRAALPTLRYLLNAGSRVILMSHLGRPKGKPQDAFRLKPVGDYLAKLLELEVLCLDDCIGTAVEEAVSGSQAPVVLLENTRFYAQETDNDPEFAAQLAKLGDFYVNDAFGTAHRAHASTEGVAAYLPAYAGFLMEKELNALGGMLESAQSPFVAIIGGAKVSSKLAVLENLLPKVDALVIGGAMAYTFLAAQGLSVGKSLTEPELFETALALLNQAKALNKQIVLPVDTVLATGVDAIEATLVVDLHAPGEDISELSGVDIGPDSVAAIEAVLEPAKTVLWNGPMGVFENPPFAAGTEAIAKIVARITQKGAVSVVGGGDSVAAVEKLGLADQFTHVSTGGGASLEFLEGKTLPGVAVLETLKG, from the coding sequence ATGCCTGAATTTGTAAGTTTAAAAAATCTTGACCCTGATTTTTTTCGCGGGAAACGCGCCTTGGTTCGTGTTGATTTCAATGTGCCGATCAAAGAGGGGAAGGTCAGCAACGATCAGCGTATCCGTGCCGCTCTGCCTACTCTGCGCTATTTATTGAATGCGGGTTCCCGTGTGATTCTGATGTCACATTTGGGCCGACCCAAAGGCAAACCCCAGGATGCCTTTCGACTGAAACCTGTAGGTGATTATCTGGCTAAACTTTTAGAGCTTGAGGTGCTTTGTCTTGATGACTGCATTGGAACAGCTGTAGAAGAAGCCGTTTCTGGCTCACAGGCCCCTGTGGTGCTGCTTGAAAACACACGCTTTTATGCCCAGGAAACAGACAATGATCCTGAATTTGCTGCCCAATTGGCGAAATTAGGCGACTTCTATGTCAATGATGCCTTTGGCACCGCCCACCGGGCCCATGCTTCCACAGAAGGGGTCGCAGCCTATCTGCCCGCCTATGCCGGCTTTTTAATGGAAAAAGAACTGAATGCCTTGGGGGGCATGTTAGAGAGTGCTCAATCTCCCTTTGTCGCGATTATTGGCGGAGCCAAGGTTTCTTCTAAACTGGCTGTCTTGGAAAATCTCCTGCCCAAAGTCGATGCCCTGGTGATTGGCGGGGCCATGGCCTATACCTTTTTGGCTGCCCAAGGCCTCTCCGTGGGTAAATCTCTGACCGAACCCGAACTCTTTGAGACGGCTTTGGCCTTACTCAACCAGGCCAAAGCACTCAATAAGCAGATTGTTCTGCCGGTGGATACGGTCCTGGCAACGGGGGTGGATGCCATTGAAGCCACGCTGGTCGTGGATTTGCATGCCCCAGGTGAAGATATTTCTGAATTGAGTGGTGTGGATATTGGGCCTGACTCTGTCGCTGCAATTGAGGCCGTTCTGGAACCTGCCAAAACCGTGCTCTGGAATGGGCCGATGGGTGTTTTTGAAAATCCCCCCTTTGCGGCGGGTACTGAAGCGATTGCAAAAATTGTGGCCCGGATAACGCAAAAAGGTGCGGTTTCTGTGGTTGGCGGTGGCGATTCTGTGGCCGCGGTTGAAAAATTGGGACTGGCGGATCAATTTACCCATGTCTCGACCGGGGGAGGTGCTTCGCTAGAATTTTTAGAAGGCAAGACCCTGCCCGGCGTTGCTGTATTAGAAACCTTGAAAGGATAA
- a CDS encoding triose-phosphate isomerase → MSRKPMMAGNWKMNKTSSEALAFAEALSSETRQEDAVEMVICAPFTALTSLHQALKGTRVQLGAQNMYFEESGAYTGEISPQMILAEGCSHVVIGHSERREYFQENDVIVNRKVALALKSGLNPILCCGESLTEREAGGFEDKILSQVELGLQGVQMIPSYTDRVVIAYEPIWAIGTGKTCDDAEANRILGLIRAHLARLYNQDTAAKIRLLYGGSVKPSTIEAQIQQPHIDGALVGGASLDPASFAELVRLTRQFGI, encoded by the coding sequence ATGTCACGTAAGCCCATGATGGCCGGAAATTGGAAAATGAATAAAACGAGCAGTGAGGCCTTGGCCTTCGCTGAAGCGCTTTCAAGTGAAACACGTCAGGAAGATGCTGTTGAAATGGTGATTTGTGCTCCCTTTACTGCCCTGACAAGCCTTCACCAGGCTTTGAAAGGAACGCGGGTACAACTCGGCGCACAAAATATGTATTTTGAAGAGTCTGGCGCCTATACAGGTGAAATTTCACCCCAGATGATATTGGCGGAAGGCTGCAGCCATGTGGTGATTGGCCATTCTGAAAGGCGCGAATACTTTCAGGAAAATGATGTTATCGTCAATCGCAAAGTGGCCCTGGCCTTAAAATCGGGTTTGAATCCGATCCTCTGTTGCGGTGAAAGCCTGACTGAACGTGAAGCCGGTGGTTTTGAAGACAAAATTCTAAGCCAAGTGGAGTTGGGGCTTCAAGGAGTGCAAATGATTCCCTCCTATACCGATCGCGTGGTGATTGCCTATGAACCCATTTGGGCCATTGGCACCGGCAAAACCTGTGACGATGCAGAGGCCAACCGGATTTTGGGCTTGATTCGTGCCCATCTTGCCCGCCTCTACAACCAGGACACGGCTGCGAAAATCCGCTTGCTCTACGGCGGAAGTGTCAAACCCAGTACGATTGAGGCCCAGATTCAGCAGCCCCATATCGATGGCGCGCTGGTGGGGGGAGCGAGTTTAGACCCCGCTTCCTTCGCCGAGCTTGTGCGTTTAACCCGTCAATTTGGCATCTAG
- a CDS encoding amino acid aldolase, translated as MPLAWIDLDALDQNIQALCKRAGKLPIRIATKSIRVRSVLDYLLAASPQIQGLMTYSAAETAWLAEAGFDDLLLAYPSTDAVALRRIAAQIRKGKTIRLMIDSLAHAERLETLGASENCIFNLCLDIDMSVDYPGLHFGVWRSPLTQAEQVKALAQEILKRPHLELDACMGYEAQIAGVGDAQKGLGAKNFVIRKLKAQSIPTLQARRAAVKNALETLGIELKLFNGGGTGSLESTVQDPSVTEVTVGSGFYAPGLFDLYADFKHQPAAGFALPLVRIPVPGMITCFSGGYIASGSIGKEKLPLPFSPPGLHLLENEGAGEVQTPLRYSGPEKLQPGDAIVFRHAKAGELMERFNQVGLYRSTGKIKDVPSYRGEGQCFG; from the coding sequence CTGCCCTTGGCCTGGATAGATCTCGACGCCCTCGATCAGAATATTCAGGCCCTTTGCAAACGGGCCGGAAAGCTGCCGATTCGCATCGCCACCAAATCGATTCGGGTCAGATCGGTTTTAGACTATCTGCTGGCCGCCTCTCCCCAAATTCAGGGCTTGATGACCTACAGTGCGGCCGAAACCGCCTGGTTGGCAGAGGCAGGTTTTGACGATTTGCTTTTGGCCTATCCCAGCACCGATGCTGTAGCTTTGCGCAGGATCGCAGCACAAATTCGCAAGGGCAAAACCATTCGCCTGATGATCGATTCCCTGGCCCATGCTGAGCGTTTAGAAACGCTGGGGGCGTCTGAAAACTGCATTTTCAATCTCTGTTTGGACATTGATATGTCAGTCGATTACCCAGGGCTGCATTTTGGCGTCTGGCGCTCACCCCTGACCCAGGCAGAACAGGTGAAAGCGCTTGCTCAGGAAATTTTAAAACGGCCCCATTTAGAGCTCGATGCCTGCATGGGCTATGAAGCCCAGATTGCCGGAGTGGGCGATGCCCAAAAAGGGCTGGGGGCCAAAAATTTTGTTATTCGCAAACTCAAGGCCCAGAGCATTCCCACCCTACAGGCCAGACGGGCGGCTGTCAAAAACGCCCTGGAAACCCTGGGCATTGAGCTTAAGCTCTTCAATGGGGGCGGCACGGGCAGCCTGGAAAGCACAGTCCAAGACCCCAGCGTCACAGAAGTGACCGTGGGTTCGGGCTTTTATGCTCCAGGGCTTTTCGATCTCTATGCGGATTTTAAACACCAACCCGCAGCCGGTTTTGCCTTGCCCCTGGTCAGAATTCCTGTGCCCGGCATGATCACCTGTTTTTCAGGGGGCTATATTGCCTCAGGCAGTATCGGCAAAGAAAAATTACCTTTGCCCTTTTCTCCGCCGGGTCTGCACTTGCTTGAGAATGAAGGGGCTGGTGAAGTCCAGACTCCTTTGCGCTATTCAGGCCCTGAAAAACTGCAACCAGGAGATGCCATCGTCTTCCGACATGCCAAAGCGGGGGAACTGATGGAGCGCTTTAACCAGGTAGGCCTTTACCGGAGCACAGGGAAAATCAAAGACGTTCCAAGTTACCGTGGAGAGGGCCAATGTTTCGGATAA